CCGCTGGGGCTGGAGCTGTACGGCGACGACGAGCTGCTGATCTGCGACGCGCGGGCAGGTCTGCTGGTGGTGCCGCTGGCCGGCGGCGCGGTGTCGACCTTGGCCACTTCGGCGTTGGGCTTGGACTTCGTGTTCTGCAACAACGCGGCGGTGGCGGCCGACGGGACGATCTACTTCACGGACTCGTCGCGCCGCTTCGGCATCGACAACTGGCGCGACGACCTGATCGAGCAGACGGCCGGCGGCCGGCTGCTGCGCAGGTCCCCGGACGGTTCGATCGACCTGCTGCTCGACGGCTTGCAGTTCGCGAACGGCGTGGCGCTGGCCCCGGACGAGTCGTTCGTGGCGGTGGCGGAGACGGGCGCGTTCAGCGTGTCCCGCGTCCGGCTCTCGGACGGTCACCGGGACGCGCTGATCGAGGACCTGTGGGGCTTCCCGGACAACATCTCGACGGGCTCGGACGGGCTGATCTGGATCACCCAGGCGTCCCCGCGCGTGCCGGCGCTGGACGTGGTCCGCCGCCTGCCGTCGTTCCTGCGGGCGGGGGTCCGGGCGTTGCCGACGTCGCTGCAGCCCAGCCCCGG
The window above is part of the Amycolatopsis camponoti genome. Proteins encoded here:
- a CDS encoding SMP-30/gluconolactonase/LRE family protein, yielding MRFGEVTVIPVNGHGPEDVVVDGEGRIYAGVDDGRILRVSPDGRRVDVIADTGGRPLGLELYGDDELLICDARAGLLVVPLAGGAVSTLATSALGLDFVFCNNAAVAADGTIYFTDSSRRFGIDNWRDDLIEQTAGGRLLRRSPDGSIDLLLDGLQFANGVALAPDESFVAVAETGAFSVSRVRLSDGHRDALIEDLWGFPDNISTGSDGLIWITQASPRVPALDVVRRLPSFLRAGVRALPTSLQPSPGREVGVIGVAEDGKVEREFRGEIPGFHMLVGVREWRGKLYFGSLEEDAIAVTAATLG